ACCTCGGAGTAAAGCATTCTTTTGGCATTATTGGCAAATCCATTTGTCCCATCGTTCTGAAGATGGTGGATTATGGTATTGAATTTATTCCCGGGAGACATGAATCCAGCTCCGGATTCGAAGCTTCCGGTTACGCCCTAAAAACGGGAAATCTCGCAGTGGCTTTCGGCACGTCAGGACCTGGGGGAACCAACCTTCTCACTGCGGCGGCACATGCCAAAGCCAACAACCTCCCTGTGCTGTTCATAACAGGGCATCAATCGATTAAAGAGCTGGGTATTCCCCAGTGCCAGGATTCTTCCTCGTATCTTGCCGATTTGGCGGAGATGTTCAGACCCGCTACGCTTTTCAGCAAGCTGGTCGAACGCGGCGATCATTTCAGCACGATTTTTAACCATGCTATTTCTATTGCACTCAGCGGCCAACGCGGGCCTGTTCATCTATGCATTCCTTTTGATGTTCAGACAGAGCCGCTTGAAGAATGCCGAATCGTTATCCCTGAACGGGAAACGCTCGTCAATTACGCTAATATTAACCGGGTCATCAATGCTATTAACCATTCCAAAAAGCCTCTCATCATCGCCGGCAAAGGCGTTAACCGCGCAGGCGCACATGAGGAATTGATTCAATTGGCGGAGACTTTTAATATTCCTGTCGTTACTACTCCGGGCGGCAAAGGTTCTATAGTCTGGGATCATCCGCTGTACCACGGACCTGTCGGTGTTGGCGGGTGCAAGCATGGCGACGATTTGTTAAATAAGAGCGATTTATACATCGTGCTCGGTTCGCGGCTCAGTGATATGACGATCTGCAATCTCAAAGCCGAGAACCATCCGGAGACGCTGATTCAGTTTGATGTGGACCCTACTTTTGTTGGAAAAATACTGACCTCCCATACGATCGCGGTCGGCGGCGATTTAAGGGATAACCTGTCGCTGGTTCTACAGAATGTTGATGCCTCCGCTATTACCGAACGAGATACGGAAACTGCCGTAAATTATAAGGAAGAACTGCCTGTCCTTTCTAACCTTTCCCTCGCGTCGGTAATGAGCATGATGAGCGACTTGATCCCTTATAACAATACGGTATTTGTAGATGACGGCAGCCACGGCTTCAACGCTGTGAAATGGTACAACGTGAAGAAACCGGGAAGCTTTGTCTTTGACGCCTACTTTGCCTGCATGGGCAACGCAATCGGCATGGCGATCGGCGCCAAGGCGGCTTCTCCGGAAGAAACGATATTCTGCATTACCGGCGACGGCTGCTTTATGATGCTCGGCACTGAAATAAATACAGCCGTTTGCAAAAATATCCCGGTCATTTTCATCGTTGTGAACAACATGCAGCTGGATATGGCTTTGAAAGGGATGGAAAAAACCACAGGCAGAATTGACGGAACGATATTTGAAGTTCCTATGGATGCCGTGAAATTTGCCGAATCGCTTGGAGCCGCCGGCTTCCGGTGCGAGACCAAGGAACAGTTTGCCGCAGCCATCGGCGAAGCCGTGGCTCTGAACCGCGTTGCGGTCATTGAACTATTGACTGATCGTGATGAAGTGCCCCCTACTGCACACCGTGTATTGAATCTGAATTAGACATAAAACGTTTAGGAGGTATTTCGATGATAGACAACATCAACAGCGGTCTCAAGCATTTCTCCAACCTTTCCGGCGACTATGGAGCCAAAGCGCTGGCTCCGATCAAAGAGCATTTTCCAGAGCTTGCCGAATATATCATGGGCAACGCATATGGCGATGTTTTTCAGCGGACCACCATTGGCGCGGATTGGAAAGAGATTGCCGTTATTTCCGCTTTAATATCGATGGGCCAGTTCGACCAGCTCGGCGTTCATTATGTGATGGCGCTTAGTGTAGGCATGACCGTCGATCAAATTAAGGGTATTTTATTGCATTTGGTGCCATGTGTCGGTGCTCCAAGGGTTATTACCGCTTTTAATGTTCTGCTCTCAACACTGGAAGAAATCCAATAACTGCTCCCGCGACAAAATAATACACAATTCGACTTTTTTATTGCATGAATGAGAAATTCATGTATATAATATAGTTAAAATATCCCAAAACTAAGGTGATAATGTCGAACATTGACGTTAGTAAATAGTGATTAAGGATATTCATTAATACTGACTGTGTTTGCACAGCCGTATTAATGCTGAACTAATCAAATTCTGGGAGAGATGAACACATGGGTAAATTTAATTTGAAGACGGATTCCGCCAAAAAGATCATTAATATTGATTTGGAAGGAACCTTCACTGAAGAAGACGGTCTGAAATCGATTCATGCCTATCAAGCAACCATTAATCCTATTACTCCTGCAGATTATCAACTGGATATTGATTGCAGAAAGCTGAATGTAACCTCTCCTGATGTTGTGCCGCTTCTTGAAGGCTGCTTCATGATGTTTAAGAAAGACGGATTCGAAAGAGTGAAACTTACCCTTGAGAATAATCCTGTCCTCAAAATGCAGCTGGCGCGTATGGGCCGCAAAGCGGGACTTGAAAACCTGGAAATCATCAGCCTTTAAATCTGGCTATGCCTGCAACTGTTGAGCCAGGGAAAGACAGCGGCGTTTAAACTTAGCGGATGCTTTCGAAGCGAGTTTTGTACGAAGTAGAACCGTGGAGCGCCGCTCACAAAACTTTTAGGAGGATTCATATGGCTGGGATTCGTATTAAGGACATAGATATCTATCATCCAAGTAAAAAAATTGGTAACGACTTTTTCATTCAGCATTTTGACGAAAAAGGCATTGATATCCGTGGACTTCTGGCTGCTCTCGGCCGTGAAAACCGCTACAGCATCGACAATGAGGAAGAGAATTCCTTAACCATGGCTTTCGAGGCGGCGAGCAATGTTCTGGAGAAGACCGGTCTTACCGGTGCCGATATCGACCTTATCGCGTATGCGAGCCAAACTCCTGAATATATCTTTCCAACAAACTCATTGATGATTCACCGGCTAATTGGCGGCGCGTCCCATACGATCTGCATTGACAGCAATGCGAACTGTGCGGGAATGACCGCCTCGGTTGAACAGGTCAGCCGGCAAATGATGGCGAATCCACGAATCCGCCGCGCTCTGGTCATCGGCTCCGAC
This region of Paenibacillus sp. URB8-2 genomic DNA includes:
- a CDS encoding carboxymuconolactone decarboxylase family protein is translated as MIDNINSGLKHFSNLSGDYGAKALAPIKEHFPELAEYIMGNAYGDVFQRTTIGADWKEIAVISALISMGQFDQLGVHYVMALSVGMTVDQIKGILLHLVPCVGAPRVITAFNVLLSTLEEIQ
- a CDS encoding thiamine pyrophosphate-binding protein, which encodes MDLLKTVADYMAEALRNLGVKHSFGIIGKSICPIVLKMVDYGIEFIPGRHESSSGFEASGYALKTGNLAVAFGTSGPGGTNLLTAAAHAKANNLPVLFITGHQSIKELGIPQCQDSSSYLADLAEMFRPATLFSKLVERGDHFSTIFNHAISIALSGQRGPVHLCIPFDVQTEPLEECRIVIPERETLVNYANINRVINAINHSKKPLIIAGKGVNRAGAHEELIQLAETFNIPVVTTPGGKGSIVWDHPLYHGPVGVGGCKHGDDLLNKSDLYIVLGSRLSDMTICNLKAENHPETLIQFDVDPTFVGKILTSHTIAVGGDLRDNLSLVLQNVDASAITERDTETAVNYKEELPVLSNLSLASVMSMMSDLIPYNNTVFVDDGSHGFNAVKWYNVKKPGSFVFDAYFACMGNAIGMAIGAKAASPEETIFCITGDGCFMMLGTEINTAVCKNIPVIFIVVNNMQLDMALKGMEKTTGRIDGTIFEVPMDAVKFAESLGAAGFRCETKEQFAAAIGEAVALNRVAVIELLTDRDEVPPTAHRVLNLN